A single region of the Alosa alosa isolate M-15738 ecotype Scorff River chromosome 6, AALO_Geno_1.1, whole genome shotgun sequence genome encodes:
- the cbx7a gene encoding chromobox homolog 7a isoform X1 — translation MELSSLGEQVFAVESITKKRVRKGNVEYLLKWQGWPQNRYSTWEPEDHILDPRLVLEYEEKEEKDRALAYRRKGLRPRRLVLRNMYPMDLRSAHKVPDKPPPRLRLSLTRSMGAELEHGVRPCRPGDRAGVLRRLEKRRSKQGATRALMLDPRPPRLQKVPHYTQDSMEEENHRREEEDHHTMEYPDKREITLQDNNNKADQDQDIPSGPQFSDGYCSSAEQDMAMVTEAVEDCGLCHRPGDEPVEGKTPMAGTGLNDTARTLGDPDLSTNPDSLGRDSLSEGTQDVAMTDESQSASTTAREADTHVSLDTVDSCLAPRDSSTTPCIKAECELVVVSKRDVSIGKKGSESSTTSRTSGKVIVTDVTINSLTVTFKEALTAEGFFKGCGME, via the exons ATGGAGCTGTCATCACTTGGCGAACAAGTGTTTGCTGTTGAATCTATCACTAAAAAGAGAGTTAGAAAG GGAAACGTGGAATATCTACTGAAGTGGCAAGGCTGGCCTCAAAA CAGGTACAGCACATGGGAACCCGAGGACCACATACTGGACCCGCGCCTGGTTCTGGAGTACGAGGAAAA ggaggagaaggacagaGCCTTGGCCTATAGGAGAAAGGGCCTCCGACCACGCAGGCTAGTCCTGAGG aaCATGTACCCCATGGACCTTCGCAGTGCCCACAAAGTGCCTGATAAGCCGCCCCCTCGCCTCCGCCTCTCTCTCACGCGCTCCATGGGAGCAGAGCTGGAGCACGGGGTCCGGCCGTGCAGGCCAGGGGACAGGGCCGGTGTCCTACGCCGCCTGGAGAAGCGGCGCAGCAAACAGGGGGCGACCAGAGCCCTGATGCTGGACCCACGACCTCCACGTCTACAGAAGGTCCCACACTACACGCAGGACTCGATGGAAGAGGAGAACCAcagaagggaagaggaggaccACCACACAATGGAATACCCAGACAAGAGAGAGATCACACTgcaagacaacaacaacaaagcagACCAGGACCAGGACATTCCCAGCG gCCCGCAGTTTTCAGATGGCTACTGTTCCTCAGCTGAGCAGGACATGGCAATGGTGACCGAGGCAGTGGAGGACTGCGGATTGTGTCACAGGCCAGGGGATGAGCCTGTTGAAGGCAAGACCCCCATGGCAGGGACAGGGCTGAATGACACAGCCAGGACTTTGGGTGATCCCGATTTGAGTACAAACCCTGACAGCTTAGGGAGGGACTCTCTATCAGAGGGAACACAAGACGTGGCGATGACTGACGAATCACAGAGCGCTTCCACCACGGCgagagaggcagacacacacgtTTCCCTAGACACGGTGGACAGCTGTTTGGCACCAAGAGATAGCTCTACCACCCCTTGTATCAAGGCAGAGTGCGAATTGGTCGTGGTGTCCAAGCGGGACGTTTCCATTGGTAAGAAGGGGTCAGAGTCAAGTACCACCTCACGGACCTCTGGCAAAGTGATAGTGACAGATGTGACCATTAATTCCTTGACAGTGACATTCAAAGAGGCACTGACAGCTGAGGGTTTTTTTAAGGGCTGTGGGATGGAGTGA
- the cbx7a gene encoding chromobox homolog 7a isoform X2 codes for MELSSLGEQVFAVESITKKRVRKGNVEYLLKWQGWPQKYSTWEPEDHILDPRLVLEYEEKEEKDRALAYRRKGLRPRRLVLRNMYPMDLRSAHKVPDKPPPRLRLSLTRSMGAELEHGVRPCRPGDRAGVLRRLEKRRSKQGATRALMLDPRPPRLQKVPHYTQDSMEEENHRREEEDHHTMEYPDKREITLQDNNNKADQDQDIPSGPQFSDGYCSSAEQDMAMVTEAVEDCGLCHRPGDEPVEGKTPMAGTGLNDTARTLGDPDLSTNPDSLGRDSLSEGTQDVAMTDESQSASTTAREADTHVSLDTVDSCLAPRDSSTTPCIKAECELVVVSKRDVSIGKKGSESSTTSRTSGKVIVTDVTINSLTVTFKEALTAEGFFKGCGME; via the exons ATGGAGCTGTCATCACTTGGCGAACAAGTGTTTGCTGTTGAATCTATCACTAAAAAGAGAGTTAGAAAG GGAAACGTGGAATATCTACTGAAGTGGCAAGGCTGGCCTCAAAA GTACAGCACATGGGAACCCGAGGACCACATACTGGACCCGCGCCTGGTTCTGGAGTACGAGGAAAA ggaggagaaggacagaGCCTTGGCCTATAGGAGAAAGGGCCTCCGACCACGCAGGCTAGTCCTGAGG aaCATGTACCCCATGGACCTTCGCAGTGCCCACAAAGTGCCTGATAAGCCGCCCCCTCGCCTCCGCCTCTCTCTCACGCGCTCCATGGGAGCAGAGCTGGAGCACGGGGTCCGGCCGTGCAGGCCAGGGGACAGGGCCGGTGTCCTACGCCGCCTGGAGAAGCGGCGCAGCAAACAGGGGGCGACCAGAGCCCTGATGCTGGACCCACGACCTCCACGTCTACAGAAGGTCCCACACTACACGCAGGACTCGATGGAAGAGGAGAACCAcagaagggaagaggaggaccACCACACAATGGAATACCCAGACAAGAGAGAGATCACACTgcaagacaacaacaacaaagcagACCAGGACCAGGACATTCCCAGCG gCCCGCAGTTTTCAGATGGCTACTGTTCCTCAGCTGAGCAGGACATGGCAATGGTGACCGAGGCAGTGGAGGACTGCGGATTGTGTCACAGGCCAGGGGATGAGCCTGTTGAAGGCAAGACCCCCATGGCAGGGACAGGGCTGAATGACACAGCCAGGACTTTGGGTGATCCCGATTTGAGTACAAACCCTGACAGCTTAGGGAGGGACTCTCTATCAGAGGGAACACAAGACGTGGCGATGACTGACGAATCACAGAGCGCTTCCACCACGGCgagagaggcagacacacacgtTTCCCTAGACACGGTGGACAGCTGTTTGGCACCAAGAGATAGCTCTACCACCCCTTGTATCAAGGCAGAGTGCGAATTGGTCGTGGTGTCCAAGCGGGACGTTTCCATTGGTAAGAAGGGGTCAGAGTCAAGTACCACCTCACGGACCTCTGGCAAAGTGATAGTGACAGATGTGACCATTAATTCCTTGACAGTGACATTCAAAGAGGCACTGACAGCTGAGGGTTTTTTTAAGGGCTGTGGGATGGAGTGA